TTGCGCCAGAGCGCCGGGGCGTAGGTGGGCGCTCCCGGCTCGTCCGAGGGCCAGTTGGTCCAGGTGCCGGTGGTGGACTGCGACCAGAGGCCGTTGTACCAGAGCGGGATGATCGGCATCTCGTCCAGCTGGATCTTCTGGAGCTTGCCCGTCACCGCCTTCATCCCGGCCGCGTCGTCGGTCGGCACCGCGCCGAGCTGCTGGACCAGATCCCACGCCCGCTGGTTCTCGTACCGTCCGAAGTTCACCGTGTTCTGCTGCTTCTGGACGGGGAGTTGGAACATGTACTCGTAGTACGTCCACGGAGTGTTGGACAGCTGGCGGTCGTTGTTGATGACCAGGTCGAAGTCGCCCTTGGCACGCTGCTCGCTGAGCGCGTTCTGGTCGGGGAACTCGGTGGTCACCGAGATGCCCGCGGACTTGGCGCCTGCGGCGATGACCTTGGCGGCCTCCATCCAGTCGGTCCAGCCGGTGGGCACGGCCAGTTTGAGGCTGATCTTCGAGCCGTCCTTGTTCTCGACGAGCCCGTCGCCGTCGGTGTCCCGGTACCCGGCGTCGGCGAGGATCTTCTTGGCGCCCGCCGTGTCGTGGGAGAACCCGTCCGAGGCCACCACGCCCTTGTCGATGTAACTGTCCCACTGCGGGAGCAGGCCGGTCGGGTCGGCCTTCTTGACCAGGTCGCCGTAGACGCCCTTCACGATCTTGTCGATGTCCACGGAGGCGGCGAGCGCCTTGCGGAAGGCGGCGTCGTCCAGGGGCTTGCGGGTGGTGTTGGGCACCAGCCAGGCGGTGTTGGCGGAGAGCATGTAGGGCGGCTGGTCGTAGTACGAGACGACCTTCTTGGCCTTGACCAGCGAGGAGGCGCCGGGCAGGAAGTTGTTGCTCAGGTCGAGCTGCCCCTGTCCGAGCTGGCCGATGACGACCTCGTTGCTCGGGTTGGAGACGTCCACGATGTAGCGCGGCGCGGGCGTCATGCCGAGCGCCTTCGTGCCCCACCAGGTGTCGCGGCGCTGCCAGACCACCCGGTCCTGGGACTTGCTCTTGAGGGTGTACGCCCCGCTGCCGACCGGCTTGTCGTTGACCCCGTTGAGGATCTCCTCCTCGGACCGGCCGCTCCACACGTGTTCGGGGACGATCGCCCGGCCGTAGAGGGTGAAGTCCCACTCCTGGTAGTGGGCCGTCTTGAAGGTGAAGCGGACGGTCGTGTCGTCCACCGCCTCGGCACCGGAGAGCCAGCTCCACAGCGAGTGGAAGGAGGAGGCCTCGATCTTGCCGAGGCCGTAGGAGTACGCGACGTCCTTGGCGGTGAGCGGCTCGCCGTCGGACCAGGTGATCCCGGGCCGCAGCTTCGCCTCGTAGGTCTTCGCGTCCTTCCAGGCGCCGGACTCGGCGAGCCAGGGGGTCAGCTTCCCGGCGTTGGGGTCGAAGTGGAAGAGCGTCTCGTAGACCAGCCCCTTGGTGCCGGTGGCGTGGTCCCAGTCGCGCAGCGGGTTGTAGTTGGCCGGCGGCCCCCACTGCGTACCGGTGGTGTAGAGCGTCTCGTCGCGCGGTAACGCCCCGCCCTTCGCGCCGCCCGCACCCTTGCCCGTCGCCGGGCTCCCTCCGGTGCACGCGGTGGCGGTGAGCGCGATCACGGCGAGTGCGGTGGCGATCCGCACCCGGATACCCGTCCTCATAGCCCTTCCTCTCCCCGCCGTCCCTGCGAGCGGAGTCACTGAACCGGGTAAGTGCCGTGAAGGTA
The DNA window shown above is from Streptomyces sp. NBC_00247 and carries:
- a CDS encoding ABC transporter substrate-binding protein, with protein sequence MRTGIRVRIATALAVIALTATACTGGSPATGKGAGGAKGGALPRDETLYTTGTQWGPPANYNPLRDWDHATGTKGLVYETLFHFDPNAGKLTPWLAESGAWKDAKTYEAKLRPGITWSDGEPLTAKDVAYSYGLGKIEASSFHSLWSWLSGAEAVDDTTVRFTFKTAHYQEWDFTLYGRAIVPEHVWSGRSEEEILNGVNDKPVGSGAYTLKSKSQDRVVWQRRDTWWGTKALGMTPAPRYIVDVSNPSNEVVIGQLGQGQLDLSNNFLPGASSLVKAKKVVSYYDQPPYMLSANTAWLVPNTTRKPLDDAAFRKALAASVDIDKIVKGVYGDLVKKADPTGLLPQWDSYIDKGVVASDGFSHDTAGAKKILADAGYRDTDGDGLVENKDGSKISLKLAVPTGWTDWMEAAKVIAAGAKSAGISVTTEFPDQNALSEQRAKGDFDLVINNDRQLSNTPWTYYEYMFQLPVQKQQNTVNFGRYENQRAWDLVQQLGAVPTDDAAGMKAVTGKLQKIQLDEMPIIPLWYNGLWSQSTTGTWTNWPSDEPGAPTYAPALWRNWLEMGGFEMLTQLKPAK